In Cycloclasticus sp., a single genomic region encodes these proteins:
- a CDS encoding homoserine O-acetyltransferase: MLSKIPTDSVGIVRPEKLHFDEPLALVSGKKIEQYDIVYETYGTLNAQADNAVLVCHALSADHHAAGYHSDEDAKAGWWEICIGPGKAIDTNRFFVVSPSNLGHCSGSTGPRSVDPKTGKAYGPDFPIVTVVDWVNYQKRLADSLGITQWAAVAGGSLGGMQALQWAIQFPEMIRHSIVIASAPKLSAQNIAFNAVARQAIMSDPDFHEGRYYDHDTVPTSGLKTARMLGHITYLSDDAMGDKFGRELKGDKLNYDYGVEFQVESYLRYQGESFVSRFDANTYLLMTKALDYFDPADQEGGDLAAVFKKVQAKFFLASFTTDWRFSPARSREIVSALADAKREVSYLEFESNHGHDAFLVKNDDYIDAFSAYMQNIEVSK; encoded by the coding sequence ATTTTGTCTAAAATACCAACAGATTCAGTGGGCATTGTTCGGCCCGAAAAGCTTCATTTTGATGAGCCTCTAGCATTGGTGAGTGGAAAAAAAATTGAACAATACGATATCGTGTATGAAACGTATGGCACGTTAAACGCGCAGGCTGATAACGCAGTATTAGTTTGCCACGCGCTATCAGCGGATCATCATGCGGCGGGTTACCACAGCGACGAAGACGCTAAAGCAGGCTGGTGGGAGATTTGCATCGGCCCCGGAAAAGCGATAGATACAAATCGTTTTTTTGTGGTGTCTCCAAGCAATCTTGGGCATTGCAGTGGGTCGACTGGGCCGCGTAGCGTGGACCCAAAAACCGGCAAGGCATACGGCCCAGATTTCCCCATTGTAACGGTGGTTGATTGGGTTAATTATCAAAAACGTTTAGCCGACAGCTTAGGTATTACGCAGTGGGCGGCAGTTGCAGGCGGAAGTCTTGGTGGTATGCAGGCGCTGCAATGGGCGATTCAATTTCCTGAGATGATACGGCATAGTATTGTGATTGCCTCGGCACCCAAGTTATCCGCGCAGAATATTGCATTTAATGCAGTGGCTAGGCAAGCGATTATGAGTGACCCTGATTTTCACGAAGGTCGGTATTATGACCATGACACGGTGCCGACGAGTGGCTTAAAAACGGCCAGAATGCTAGGTCATATAACTTACTTATCAGACGACGCGATGGGCGATAAGTTTGGTCGTGAGTTGAAAGGCGATAAACTCAATTATGACTACGGGGTGGAGTTTCAAGTAGAAAGTTACTTGCGCTATCAAGGCGAATCATTTGTTAGCCGGTTTGATGCGAATACCTATTTATTGATGACTAAAGCGCTGGACTATTTTGACCCCGCGGATCAAGAAGGGGGCGATTTGGCCGCCGTTTTCAAAAAAGTTCAAGCAAAATTCTTCTTAGCATCTTTTACAACGGATTGGCGTTTTTCACCTGCGCGTTCACGAGAGATTGTCAGTGCGTTGGCAGACGCCAAGCGCGAGGTGAGTTACCTAGAGTTTGAGTCAAACCACGGTCATGATGCGTTTTTAGTGAAAAATGATGACTATATTGATGCATTTAGTGCCTATATGCAGAATATTGAGGTGTCTAAATGA
- the metW gene encoding methionine biosynthesis protein MetW, translating to MSELRPELQKICEWIEPGSRVLDLGCGDGALLDWLQRNRQVTGYGIEINQKNVLSCLKKKVSIIQTDLDAGLTDFADASFDYVIMTQALQALQRPDKTLEEMLRVGRKSIVTFPNFGLWRCRLYLSIKGRMPVSKALPAEWYDTKNIHLCTVNDFERFCEQRSMVISKRGIVDYNHQPSALMKLWPNLFGEVALYQLDEK from the coding sequence ATGAGTGAGTTAAGGCCCGAACTACAGAAAATTTGCGAATGGATTGAACCGGGTTCTAGAGTGCTTGACTTAGGCTGTGGTGACGGAGCTCTTTTAGATTGGTTGCAACGAAACCGCCAAGTGACGGGGTATGGAATTGAAATCAATCAAAAAAATGTTCTGAGTTGCTTAAAAAAGAAGGTGAGCATTATCCAGACGGATTTAGATGCGGGTCTAACGGATTTTGCAGATGCATCGTTTGATTACGTGATTATGACGCAGGCCTTACAAGCGCTTCAACGGCCAGATAAAACGTTGGAAGAAATGCTTCGTGTCGGGCGAAAGAGTATCGTCACCTTTCCTAACTTTGGCTTATGGCGATGTCGATTGTATTTGTCTATAAAAGGGCGTATGCCAGTCTCTAAGGCGTTGCCGGCAGAGTGGTACGACACAAAAAACATTCACTTATGTACGGTGAATGATTTTGAGCGATTTTGTGAGCAACGCTCGATGGTCATCTCTAAGAGAGGTATCGTCGACTATAATCACCAGCCTAGCGCGCTAATGAAACTATGGCCAAACCTATTTGGCGAGGTAGCGCTGTATCAATTGGATGAAAAATGA
- a CDS encoding DUF4426 domain-containing protein translates to MIKKLKKYCVLLLCLMPTVSTADNAYVFGDYIVYYNAFTADTLPAQMATAYGILRSKYKGVLNLSIQKKQNPGSLPEPVNARVEVDAINLVGQLKSLDSRRVTEGAAIYYISEFRVSNKERVTFNIRLKPEGETKWLDFSFKRQFYID, encoded by the coding sequence ATGATCAAGAAACTTAAGAAATATTGCGTGTTACTTTTATGTTTAATGCCGACAGTCAGTACAGCGGATAACGCTTATGTTTTTGGCGATTATATTGTGTATTACAACGCATTTACAGCAGACACATTGCCGGCACAAATGGCGACGGCTTACGGCATTTTAAGGAGTAAATATAAGGGTGTCTTGAACCTTTCTATTCAAAAAAAGCAGAACCCGGGGAGCTTGCCTGAGCCAGTTAATGCAAGAGTTGAAGTGGATGCCATTAACCTTGTGGGGCAATTAAAATCTCTGGATTCAAGGCGGGTAACAGAAGGCGCGGCGATTTACTACATCAGTGAATTTAGGGTGTCTAATAAAGAGAGGGTTACGTTTAATATCCGCTTGAAGCCCGAGGGCGAAACAAAATGGTTAGACTTTAGCTTTAAACGCCAGTTTTATATAGACTAA
- a CDS encoding MFS transporter encodes MAQTSWLVSIRAFSQPRVITMFFLGISAGIPLLLIFSSLGLWLREAGIERATVTYFSWAALGYSFKFVWAPLVDKLPLPFLTHWLGYRRSWILLSQLMIILSIALIASINPAHDSLTLMAFAAILLGFSSATQDIVIDAYRIESAESDLQALMSSSYIAGYRIGMITSGAGALLLASYFGSSLASYSYIAWQGTYFSMAGFMLIGVVTTLSISEPNKQVHNDFFHDKRDHLQLLMLFTLAVASFITFYLLSSTVANVAKAGLVSLLANAPLASAFIEFLRLAIGLFVTSIVAYTLVSSGLISYSLVAKSYIEPVNDFFRRYGWSLAWLLLALIGLYRISDIVLGVISNLFYQDLGFTKPEIASVVKTFGLLMTLVGGFLGGLLVLRFGVMRILFIGAVLSALTNLLFMLLAQVGHNMPMLYIVISADNLSAGLASAAFIAFLSSLTNVSFTAVQYAIFSSLMTLLPKILGGYSGSMVESLGYEQFFLITALMGLPVLVLIAFANKHFKLDK; translated from the coding sequence ATGGCACAGACTAGCTGGTTAGTATCCATTCGTGCTTTCTCTCAGCCGCGCGTCATTACCATGTTTTTTTTAGGTATTTCTGCTGGTATTCCACTATTACTGATCTTTTCGTCTTTGGGTTTATGGCTACGTGAGGCCGGCATTGAACGCGCCACCGTCACTTATTTTAGCTGGGCGGCTCTAGGCTATTCATTTAAATTTGTTTGGGCGCCCTTGGTCGACAAATTGCCGCTACCCTTTTTAACTCATTGGCTAGGGTATCGACGGAGCTGGATTTTACTGTCTCAATTAATGATTATATTGTCCATCGCTCTGATCGCCTCCATAAACCCTGCTCACGACAGCCTAACCCTGATGGCCTTTGCCGCTATTTTGCTCGGCTTTTCGTCCGCCACCCAAGATATTGTTATAGACGCCTACCGTATTGAGTCTGCCGAAAGCGACCTGCAAGCGTTAATGTCATCTAGCTATATCGCAGGATATCGCATCGGCATGATCACATCCGGCGCTGGCGCTTTATTATTGGCCAGCTATTTTGGCTCCAGCTTAGCCAGCTATAGCTATATCGCTTGGCAGGGCACTTATTTCTCAATGGCCGGCTTTATGCTCATTGGTGTTGTCACAACCCTCAGTATTTCCGAACCTAACAAACAAGTACATAACGACTTTTTTCACGATAAACGTGATCACTTACAGCTGTTAATGCTCTTCACATTGGCCGTCGCCAGCTTTATCACTTTTTATCTTTTAAGCTCGACTGTCGCCAACGTTGCAAAAGCCGGCTTGGTTTCTCTCTTAGCCAATGCACCCTTGGCAAGCGCTTTCATCGAATTTCTGCGTTTAGCAATTGGCCTATTTGTAACCAGCATCGTTGCCTATACCCTCGTTTCTAGCGGCCTTATTTCATATTCCCTTGTTGCTAAAAGCTACATCGAGCCCGTCAACGATTTTTTCCGCCGCTACGGCTGGTCATTGGCATGGTTGTTATTAGCACTGATTGGCCTCTACCGGATTTCTGATATCGTTCTCGGCGTTATCTCTAACCTTTTCTATCAAGACTTAGGCTTTACAAAGCCTGAAATTGCCAGCGTCGTCAAAACATTTGGCCTACTGATGACACTTGTCGGCGGCTTTCTGGGCGGTCTACTAGTATTGCGCTTTGGCGTGATGCGTATTTTATTTATTGGCGCGGTATTGTCTGCGCTAACAAACTTGTTATTTATGCTTCTAGCGCAAGTTGGGCATAACATGCCGATGCTTTATATAGTCATTTCTGCCGACAACCTATCCGCCGGCCTCGCCAGCGCCGCCTTCATTGCGTTCTTATCAAGCTTAACCAACGTTTCATTTACCGCCGTTCAATACGCTATTTTTAGTTCGCTAATGACACTGCTTCCTAAAATACTCGGCGGCTATTCAGGCTCTATGGTTGAGTCACTGGGATACGAGCAGTTTTTCCTTATTACTGCGCTAATGGGCTTGCCCGTCTTGGTTTTAATTGCTTTCGCCAATAAGCACTTCAAGCTGGACAAATAG
- a CDS encoding exodeoxyribonuclease III, with protein sequence MKIVSININGIRAGERKGFFDWMKQLDADVLCLQEIKAQEDQLTADSFWPSNYHCFYHPAEKKGYSGVAIFSKMKPDNVTKGIGWADFDSEGRFIEAAFGDLRVSSIYMPSGSSKEERQAFKYDLMDRLIPVLREKQADGKQHIICGDWNIAHKKIDIKNWRGNQKNSGFLPEERAWMDELFGAEAWGDAFRLVNQEADQYTWWSNRGQAWANNTGWRIDYQVISRNLADTVTDASIYKDQRFSDHAPLIIDYEIPATS encoded by the coding sequence ATGAAAATTGTTTCAATCAATATAAACGGCATTCGCGCTGGTGAACGGAAAGGCTTTTTTGACTGGATGAAGCAATTAGATGCTGACGTTCTTTGCCTACAGGAAATAAAGGCTCAAGAAGACCAACTCACGGCTGATAGCTTCTGGCCGAGCAATTATCACTGTTTTTACCACCCCGCTGAAAAGAAAGGTTATAGCGGTGTTGCCATTTTTTCCAAAATGAAACCAGATAACGTCACGAAAGGAATCGGTTGGGCAGACTTTGATAGTGAAGGCCGGTTTATCGAGGCCGCCTTTGGCGATCTTCGTGTATCGTCTATTTATATGCCCTCAGGCTCATCAAAAGAAGAACGCCAAGCGTTCAAATATGACCTCATGGATCGACTAATCCCCGTATTACGCGAAAAACAAGCGGATGGTAAGCAGCACATTATCTGCGGCGACTGGAATATCGCCCACAAAAAAATAGACATTAAAAACTGGCGCGGAAACCAAAAGAACTCCGGTTTCTTACCTGAAGAGCGCGCTTGGATGGATGAGTTATTCGGTGCTGAAGCTTGGGGCGACGCCTTCCGGCTCGTTAATCAAGAAGCCGATCAGTACACCTGGTGGTCTAACCGAGGCCAAGCATGGGCAAATAACACCGGTTGGCGAATTGATTATCAGGTTATTTCACGTAACCTCGCCGATACGGTAACCGACGCATCTATCTATAAAGATCAGCGTTTTTCTGATCACGCCCCCTTAATCATTGATTACGAGATTCCCGCAACCTCATAA
- the rpmE gene encoding 50S ribosomal protein L31, whose amino-acid sequence MKPDTHPEYNEVAVTCSCGNAFKTSSTLSKTELHIESCSECHPFYTGKQRIVDTAGRVDKFNKRYQRG is encoded by the coding sequence ATGAAACCAGATACACATCCTGAATATAACGAAGTTGCCGTTACTTGCAGTTGCGGTAATGCTTTTAAAACTAGTTCAACGCTAAGCAAAACAGAGTTGCATATTGAATCATGTTCAGAATGCCACCCGTTTTATACTGGTAAACAACGTATTGTTGATACTGCTGGTCGTGTTGATAAGTTTAACAAGCGTTATCAGCGTGGGTAA
- a CDS encoding M48 family metalloprotease encodes MALLLVSGCSINPATGQRDFVLMSEQEELALGRKHSQQVLKEYRVYDKPSLQQYIQSVGDRVAAVSHRQNLIYRFTLLDSTQVNAFALPGGYIYITRGMLAYLNSEAELAAVLGHELGHVTARHSVRQHSLSTATNVLGGLIVSASGVQGVGQLTNILGTGIVRGYGREYELEADGLGVEYLAKAGYPAAAMRQVIVTLKNQELFDKKLALEEGREPRAYHGVFSTHPDNDTRLQQVLGRIGQGLATSASDKQDIGFLKKLDGLTFGDSEKDGIVRGRHFYHPDLNFKLRFPANWRILNRPGSIAGSAPRNEAFIQVRLEDLNKKITPKEFLSTRLGIGKTVSEMALSVEGFSGYMAVVEGKTPYGQGKVRVAVLFEGLRAFVFFAAAKQADRFEYIDSLVLNTIKSFSALNPKDRKVAKELKVSLVKVSRRNRKMASIAKKSPISHHSEDQLRLLNDFFPKGEPKLGDLIKIIR; translated from the coding sequence ATGGCTTTATTGCTAGTGAGTGGGTGTTCAATTAACCCCGCTACGGGTCAGCGTGATTTTGTTTTAATGTCAGAACAGGAAGAATTGGCACTAGGGCGCAAGCACAGTCAGCAAGTATTAAAGGAATACCGTGTTTACGATAAGCCATCACTTCAACAGTACATACAATCGGTAGGTGATCGGGTAGCAGCTGTCAGCCATCGGCAGAATTTAATCTATCGATTTACGTTACTTGATAGCACCCAAGTGAATGCATTTGCATTGCCGGGTGGCTACATTTATATCACGCGTGGAATGTTGGCTTACCTTAATAGTGAAGCGGAATTGGCGGCGGTATTAGGGCACGAATTGGGCCATGTTACGGCAAGGCACTCGGTTCGTCAGCATAGCTTATCGACCGCGACTAATGTCTTGGGCGGTTTGATAGTGTCAGCTTCAGGGGTGCAAGGCGTTGGCCAATTAACCAATATATTAGGCACGGGTATAGTAAGGGGTTACGGGAGAGAGTATGAGTTAGAAGCCGATGGCCTAGGCGTCGAGTACCTTGCTAAGGCGGGATACCCTGCAGCGGCAATGCGCCAAGTGATTGTGACGCTGAAGAATCAGGAGTTATTTGATAAGAAGCTGGCGCTTGAAGAGGGGCGTGAACCGCGGGCATATCATGGTGTTTTTTCAACACACCCTGATAATGATACGCGCTTGCAGCAAGTTCTGGGGCGAATTGGGCAGGGGCTTGCAACCTCGGCAAGTGATAAGCAAGATATAGGGTTTTTAAAGAAGTTAGACGGTTTAACGTTCGGTGACAGTGAAAAAGATGGAATAGTTCGTGGGCGTCACTTTTATCATCCAGATTTGAATTTCAAGTTAAGGTTTCCAGCTAATTGGCGAATTTTGAATAGGCCTGGCTCTATAGCAGGATCCGCTCCGCGCAATGAAGCCTTTATACAGGTAAGGCTGGAGGATTTAAATAAAAAAATAACGCCGAAAGAGTTTCTGAGCACGAGGCTGGGGATAGGGAAAACGGTCAGCGAAATGGCGCTGTCGGTCGAGGGATTTTCAGGCTATATGGCCGTTGTTGAGGGTAAAACACCGTATGGGCAGGGTAAGGTGCGTGTGGCGGTTTTATTCGAAGGGTTGAGGGCGTTTGTATTTTTCGCGGCGGCAAAGCAGGCCGATAGGTTTGAATATATTGATTCGCTAGTTCTTAACACCATCAAAAGCTTTTCGGCACTGAATCCTAAAGATAGGAAGGTAGCTAAAGAGTTGAAAGTCAGCTTGGTTAAGGTGAGTCGGCGAAATAGGAAAATGGCTAGCATTGCGAAAAAATCACCGATTAGCCATCATTCGGAAGATCAACTTAGGCTGTTAAATGACTTTTTCCCCAAAGGAGAGCCCAAACTAGGTGACCTCATCAAGATAATTCGTTAG
- a CDS encoding citrate synthase, whose translation MSSKSLTLTDNTTGKSVELPLLEGTLGNSTIEVKGIPAALGYFTHDPSFGTTASCESDITFIDGDKGILLHRGYPIDQLAENSNYLETAYLLLHGELPTTEEFESFSTIIRRHTMINEALKKFFDGFRHDAHPMSMMMGVVGSLAAFYHEGLNMNDEEHLMISAHRLISKLPTIAAACYKHSIGEPIVYPRNDLNYCENLLHMMFSVPCEEYIVSPVAAKALNLLFILHADHEQNASTSTVRLVGSTGANPFACISAGIAALWGPAHGGANEGVLEMLSEIGSVENIPKYLAKAKDKNDPFKLMGFGHRVYKNFDPRATIIRKVCYEVLEETGTEDPMFELAMKLEEIALKDDYFVERKLYPNVDFYSGVIYKALGIPVSMFTVMFALARTSGWVSHWLEMMADPNGRIGRPRQLYKGAPKRDYVSIDKR comes from the coding sequence ATGTCATCAAAGAGTTTAACGTTAACAGATAACACAACGGGGAAAAGCGTAGAGTTACCATTGTTAGAAGGCACGCTTGGTAATTCAACTATTGAAGTAAAAGGGATTCCTGCTGCGTTAGGTTACTTTACACATGATCCAAGTTTTGGAACGACGGCTAGCTGTGAAAGTGATATTACGTTTATTGACGGTGATAAAGGTATTTTGTTACACCGTGGCTATCCGATTGATCAGTTGGCGGAGAACAGTAATTACCTAGAAACGGCTTACCTGCTTCTACATGGTGAATTGCCGACGACAGAGGAGTTTGAGTCTTTTAGTACGATTATTCGCCGTCATACAATGATTAATGAGGCGTTAAAGAAATTCTTTGATGGTTTCCGTCACGACGCTCACCCGATGTCGATGATGATGGGTGTTGTTGGTTCATTAGCTGCTTTTTATCATGAAGGGCTAAATATGAATGATGAAGAGCACTTGATGATTTCTGCGCATAGGCTGATTTCTAAGCTGCCTACAATTGCAGCGGCGTGCTACAAACACTCAATTGGTGAGCCGATTGTGTACCCGCGTAATGATTTAAACTATTGTGAAAACTTGTTGCACATGATGTTCTCTGTGCCCTGTGAAGAATATATCGTCAGCCCGGTTGCCGCTAAAGCACTCAACTTATTATTTATTTTGCACGCAGATCACGAACAAAACGCAAGTACATCAACGGTTAGGTTAGTGGGTAGCACAGGCGCAAATCCATTTGCGTGTATTTCAGCGGGTATTGCCGCGTTATGGGGTCCTGCACACGGTGGTGCTAATGAAGGTGTGTTAGAAATGTTGAGTGAAATCGGCAGCGTTGAGAACATTCCTAAGTATTTAGCAAAAGCAAAAGATAAGAACGACCCGTTCAAGCTAATGGGCTTTGGCCATCGCGTGTATAAAAACTTTGACCCTAGAGCAACGATCATTCGAAAAGTTTGTTATGAAGTGTTGGAAGAAACAGGCACGGAAGACCCAATGTTTGAGTTAGCGATGAAACTTGAAGAAATCGCATTAAAAGACGATTACTTTGTTGAGCGTAAACTATACCCAAATGTTGATTTCTATTCGGGTGTTATTTATAAAGCACTTGGGATTCCTGTGAGCATGTTTACGGTGATGTTTGCATTGGCAAGAACGTCAGGTTGGGTTTCTCATTGGTTAGAAATGATGGCTGATCCAAATGGTCGAATTGGTCGCCCTCGTCAGTTATATAAAGGTGCACCAAAACGTGATTATGTCTCTATTGATAAGCGTTAA
- a CDS encoding penicillin-binding protein 1A, whose amino-acid sequence MKQQPKTQSSFKKLLKWLIIIVLTLAGLVGLYIKFSVIPALPDVNSLKDIQLQTPMSVYSRDGLLIAKFGEKKRIPTLYADIPQIQINAFLAAEDKDFFQHSGVDFFGLARAAGQLILTGKKKQGGSTITMQVARNFFLSKQKTYGRKVREILLSFIIEQQLSKQEILTLYLNKIYLGHRSYGIAAAAKVYYDSTLSELSLAQQAMIAGLPKAPSAFNPITNPARALLRRNYVLNRLLSLDYINQPEFDAAITEPVTARLHSASVELEAPYVAEMVRKDMHQQYGDDIYTAGMHVYTTIDSSQQNAANHAVRNALHDYDKRHGYRGILGHIEPNEADSSELDLTQLSAYKKIGETEPAIVIALSDKSITVTTSTHLTVDIAWDNLKWAWPYINENKQGKQPRVAADILALGDIIRIRQQLNKDDFELAQVPNVSGALVSMNPLDGALTSLVGGYDFYSGKFNRAFQAKRQPGSGFKPILYSAALSKGYSTATLINDAPVVFDDAGLEQQWRPQNYSGKFFGPTRMREALIHSRNLVSIRILRDIGIKHVRHFAGRFGFDSSALPRNLSLALGSGSANPYQMATAYSVFANGGYSVTPYFIERVTSASGDELFKAEPAIAGDDDPGPQKHELTPESSITTPLEMPTPVEDNASTNGLNEPLIKKAERVISPQLHFLINSLLRDVVKRGTGRRALSLGRSDLAGKTGTTNDQRDAWFNGFNPSLVAVAWVGFDNSKPLGNKETGGRAALPIWIDFMRESLKNTPNIPLAQPDGIVGLLIDPETGLKTEPSNQRAIFEYFREENAPLSDSQGSEAGDSTAEQQTLEELF is encoded by the coding sequence ATGAAGCAACAGCCCAAAACGCAATCATCTTTTAAAAAGCTTTTAAAATGGCTGATCATTATCGTCCTGACTCTCGCTGGCCTTGTCGGGCTTTATATCAAATTCAGCGTCATCCCCGCCCTGCCTGATGTTAACTCATTAAAGGACATTCAACTGCAAACACCCATGAGCGTATACAGTCGAGACGGCCTGCTCATCGCTAAGTTTGGAGAGAAAAAACGCATCCCGACGCTATACGCCGACATTCCACAAATTCAAATAAATGCATTCCTTGCCGCTGAGGATAAAGACTTTTTTCAACATTCTGGCGTCGACTTTTTTGGTCTAGCACGTGCCGCCGGTCAACTCATACTGACCGGCAAAAAGAAGCAGGGTGGCAGCACCATCACCATGCAAGTAGCAAGAAACTTCTTTCTTTCCAAGCAAAAAACTTACGGAAGAAAGGTTCGTGAAATACTACTGTCTTTTATCATTGAACAACAGCTCAGCAAACAAGAAATCCTAACCCTTTATTTAAATAAGATTTACCTAGGCCACCGATCTTACGGCATTGCCGCTGCCGCCAAGGTGTACTACGATTCAACTTTATCTGAACTTTCTCTAGCTCAGCAAGCAATGATAGCTGGGCTGCCAAAGGCACCTTCCGCGTTCAACCCGATAACCAATCCTGCAAGAGCCCTATTACGGCGTAACTACGTACTAAATCGGCTTCTTAGCCTTGACTATATAAATCAACCCGAATTTGACGCCGCTATTACCGAGCCCGTTACTGCTCGCTTGCATTCCGCCTCTGTCGAACTTGAAGCCCCTTACGTTGCGGAAATGGTTCGCAAAGACATGCATCAGCAGTATGGTGACGACATTTATACCGCTGGTATGCATGTGTACACCACTATAGATAGTTCACAGCAAAACGCTGCCAACCACGCTGTTAGAAACGCGCTACACGACTATGATAAACGTCACGGTTATCGCGGAATTTTAGGGCATATTGAGCCTAACGAAGCTGACTCAAGCGAGCTAGACCTAACCCAATTATCTGCTTATAAGAAAATTGGTGAAACTGAACCCGCCATTGTTATCGCCCTGTCGGACAAAAGCATCACCGTCACTACCTCCACTCATCTTACTGTCGATATTGCTTGGGATAATTTAAAGTGGGCTTGGCCATATATCAATGAAAACAAACAGGGGAAACAACCGAGAGTTGCTGCGGACATTTTGGCCCTTGGTGACATTATTCGAATACGCCAGCAACTCAACAAGGATGATTTCGAGCTGGCTCAAGTACCAAACGTCTCCGGTGCCTTGGTATCGATGAACCCTCTTGATGGCGCCCTGACCTCTCTTGTTGGCGGCTATGACTTCTATTCAGGCAAATTTAATCGTGCATTTCAAGCCAAACGACAGCCCGGCTCTGGCTTTAAACCTATTCTATATTCTGCCGCTTTATCGAAAGGCTACTCAACGGCAACTCTAATTAACGACGCCCCTGTTGTTTTTGATGATGCTGGCCTCGAGCAGCAATGGCGGCCGCAAAACTATAGCGGCAAGTTTTTTGGTCCGACACGTATGCGTGAAGCATTAATTCATTCCAGAAACCTCGTTTCTATCCGCATTCTCAGGGACATAGGCATAAAGCACGTCCGGCACTTTGCAGGCCGTTTTGGTTTTGACTCCTCTGCCCTACCCCGTAACCTTTCGCTCGCTCTTGGCAGCGGCAGCGCAAACCCTTATCAAATGGCAACCGCATACTCCGTCTTTGCCAACGGCGGCTACAGCGTCACCCCTTACTTTATTGAGCGAGTGACTTCCGCATCTGGCGACGAGTTATTTAAGGCCGAGCCTGCCATTGCCGGTGACGATGATCCGGGGCCACAAAAACATGAACTTACACCAGAATCAAGCATTACAACGCCTCTAGAAATGCCCACTCCCGTAGAGGACAACGCATCAACTAACGGCCTTAATGAACCGCTTATAAAAAAAGCTGAGCGCGTCATCTCACCCCAACTCCACTTTCTTATTAACTCTTTATTAAGAGACGTAGTTAAACGCGGAACAGGGCGACGAGCCCTCAGCCTAGGGCGCTCAGATTTAGCGGGGAAAACAGGCACAACCAACGACCAACGAGATGCTTGGTTCAATGGCTTCAACCCTTCACTGGTTGCCGTTGCCTGGGTTGGTTTTGATAACAGCAAGCCGCTAGGCAACAAAGAGACCGGAGGGCGCGCGGCCTTACCCATTTGGATCGACTTTATGAGGGAATCACTTAAGAACACGCCAAATATCCCTCTAGCGCAGCCAGACGGTATCGTCGGTCTTTTGATTGACCCAGAAACTGGCTTGAAAACGGAACCCTCCAATCAAAGGGCTATTTTTGAATACTTCCGAGAAGAAAATGCCCCTCTATCAGACAGCCAAGGTAGTGAAGCTGGAGACTCTACTGCCGAACAACAAACCCTCGAAGAACTTTTCTAA